DNA from Candidatus Neomarinimicrobiota bacterium:
TGTTTGCCATGCTTGCAGCTAATTTGTTCTTAGGAGGTGGAAAAAAATATAGTGAAATGTTTACCCTCAGTGCATTTGCTTATATGCCATCGGTGATTGAATACATTACGATTACGCCCATTCAATATATTTCAGAGAATATGATGATTTTTACCGGTTTGGGTGCATTGGGAATCGGCGAGCCGGGCGATTTTATGAATAGTTTTCTTGCAGGCATGGATATTTTCGCGTTTTGGCGAGTCTTCCTGACCGCAGTTGGGATTGGAATTCTCTATCATAAATCAACCAAAACAGCGTTAACGGTCATGACAGGTTTGTGGATATTTGGTTTATTATTTCTTTCCGGATTTGGATCAGTAATGTCCAGCATGATTGGAAAATGAATGAATAGAACTATTCTAAATTGTTTTTTATTTCTGTTATCGATAACGATTGGATTCAGCCAAACGTATTCTCTAGACGATGCAATTGAAATAGCTCTTAAAAATAAAGAAGTATTAAAAACATCTGCCATGGATGTACACTCAGCCGAACAAGATGTAAAAGGATCGTATAGCGGCATTTTGCCATCCATCCGCTTTTCGGGGGGCGTGAGCGAATCCCAATTCCCTCCACAAACCGGCGGATATAATTCTGAAACCGGAGAATTGACCTTGGGTACCATAAGCCGTCAAACTAGCGCTTCTTCTACCATTTCTCTATCTCAAAATGTATATGACGGAGGTGTATGGTGGAACACAATTCGTCAGGCAAAAAACAGTTTTCGTATTGCTGAAGAATTTGACCGTCAGATAAAAACCAATATTATACGAAATGTACATACCTCCTATTTTAATTATTTAAAAGCTTCTCAGCTGTTAGATGTAGCAAGGTCAAATCTTATGAGTTCGCAACAACAGTTAGCATTGGCAAAACAAAAATATGAGCTGGGAGCTGAGAAAAAAACAGATCTATTAAAAGCAGAAGTTCGATTTGGCCAAGCCAGAGTGGATGTAATCAATAATGATGCTAATCTTCAAAATGCATATCGTACATTGAAAAATGAAATGGGACTCAACGGGAAAGAACAAGACTTTTTTGTAGAAGAAATTGAAATTCCGATGGATAGTATTCCTGATTATGAAACCGGATTTGAGCTTATTCAAAATTTCAACCCGAGTGTCAAAGCTAAGCAGTATCAAATTACCGGTGCGGAACTGAGTGTAAAACTTTCAAAAGGTTCTCGGCTACCTTCAATTAATGCCAATGCTACATACTCGGGAAGTGCCGATAATTTCGGAGATGCACTTTCCAATAACTTTAACGATCAAAACCGTTTCAATGTCGGTCTATCAATTTCCATTCCTCTTTTTTCCGGGAATAGTATTAACACTCAAATTCAAAAATCAAAAATTGCTGTTAATAAACAAGAATCTGAATATTTAACACAGCTTCAAGATTTATCGGTCCAACTTAGCAGTGTTTTGGATCAACTGAATAATTATCAAGAAATTATCCCAATCAACGAAACGGTACTTGAATCTGCCGAAGAAGATTTGAAACTTGCTCAAATGAAGTACACGCAAGGATCCACCATCATTTTAGAGGTTTTGGATGCGCAGACATCTGTGGTGCGAGCAAGATCATCCCTAATTAGCTCAAAATATGACGCATATATCACACAAGCGAATTTGAAAGCTCTTTTGGGTACACTTAACGATAAACAATAATTTAGAGGAGAAAACTGTGGCAAAAAAAATATTCACCAAGAAAAAAAAATGGCTCATTTTTGGCGGAGGCGGCACGTTAGTTGTGATACTGATTGCCATAAGTTTGATGAAAAAGGATGATGATGCAATCAAAGTGGAAACGGAAACTATAGTCAGACAAACGATCATTCATAAAGTTAACGCAAGTGGGAAAATTCAGCCGGAAACTGAAGTGAAAATCAGCGCCACTTCTTCTGCATGGATTGATTCCATTACGGCTGAAGAAGGCGATTATGTCAAAAAGGGTCAACATTTAATTACACTAGATCGAAAACAATTATTGTCAAATTACAATGCCGCAACCTCTTCTGTTCGATCCGCCAATGCACGGCTAAAACAAGAATTAGCCAGTAGGAAGCGGGTGGAAAATATGTATGAACAAAATTTGGCCTCAGACCAAGAATTAGAAGCGGTTCAAGCATCGTACGAAATAGCAAACAGCTCATTGGCGCAAGCAAAATCCAGTCTTGAATCACGAGAAGATGATTTGAATAAAGCTCGAATTGTATCACCTCAAGATGGAATTGTTACCGCGGTAAATAAAGAAGTGGGTGAAATGGCGGTGGGCGGGATGTTTCAAGCAGAAGTACTCATGATAATTGCTGACTTGAATCGAATGGAAGTCATTGTAGATGTGAATGAAAATGATGTTGTTTCTGTATCTCAAGGTGATACAACGGAAATTGAAATTGATGC
Protein-coding regions in this window:
- a CDS encoding TolC family protein, which encodes MNRTILNCFLFLLSITIGFSQTYSLDDAIEIALKNKEVLKTSAMDVHSAEQDVKGSYSGILPSIRFSGGVSESQFPPQTGGYNSETGELTLGTISRQTSASSTISLSQNVYDGGVWWNTIRQAKNSFRIAEEFDRQIKTNIIRNVHTSYFNYLKASQLLDVARSNLMSSQQQLALAKQKYELGAEKKTDLLKAEVRFGQARVDVINNDANLQNAYRTLKNEMGLNGKEQDFFVEEIEIPMDSIPDYETGFELIQNFNPSVKAKQYQITGAELSVKLSKGSRLPSINANATYSGSADNFGDALSNNFNDQNRFNVGLSISIPLFSGNSINTQIQKSKIAVNKQESEYLTQLQDLSVQLSSVLDQLNNYQEIIPINETVLESAEEDLKLAQMKYTQGSTIILEVLDAQTSVVRARSSLISSKYDAYITQANLKALLGTLNDKQ
- a CDS encoding efflux RND transporter periplasmic adaptor subunit, with translation MAKKIFTKKKKWLIFGGGGTLVVILIAISLMKKDDDAIKVETETIVRQTIIHKVNASGKIQPETEVKISATSSAWIDSITAEEGDYVKKGQHLITLDRKQLLSNYNAATSSVRSANARLKQELASRKRVENMYEQNLASDQELEAVQASYEIANSSLAQAKSSLESREDDLNKARIVSPQDGIVTAVNKEVGEMAVGGMFQAEVLMIIADLNRMEVIVDVNENDVVSVSQGDTTEIEIDAFQDTLFYGVVSEIAHMAQTSSVGSAEQVTNFEVKIRMIQVPDGIRPGMSATANIITDKKDNVLTVPIQSLTVRPEGSENMRFEKNKGSDKNDESKRQKAKKMEELVFIVAEKPEGVLRNGTVSEMDEKLLKKIKISKDEKVVHIRPVHVGISSETHYEVLSGIDEGEEIVTGSYRAISKDLSHNKVVKTGDNEKNDKSGFSIKIGSNKSGD